The nucleotide sequence AACAAGgtgaataaacttaaattGCTTATATACTTCGTTATATAAATAATCTAGGGAGactaattataataattattataaatagaTAAGAGTTATTATCGGACATTTAAAGTTTTGCtattaaatatcaaattaaatgcacattCCAAAGTTGTCTAATTGCATCAATTAGTTGTCTTGTATGCTTTTTTACAGCtattaaattaatgaaataataacTGATTTTGATCATATACAAAATTTTAAGTCAATGATCCTATAATTCATCACTGCTTTTAGGCTGAACTTTAATAATCAACTTCACTATATAAATAATGAGATTCGCACTTATGGAAATCATTTCAAATCGCCTGACAATGAATTTCCTCATAATTCTCGCTTTTTTCACTCTGAATATGGCCTTTGCCAACTCGCAATTGCGATGCCGCGCTCGAATGAGTAAGTCAAATACATTTCTAGTAATTAtgagattttaaaaaatatatatatttaaaaaaaaaaaaaagattcaggAGGTCCTCGGTCATGTTCTGGATCTAGAAACATTGGAACTGCGTTTGGATTAGGATGTGCCATGAACTTCATGCCACTGGTGTGGTACTACAACGACAAATCCAGAAGATGCGAAACGATGCCGTATCTCGGATGTGGCGGCAATAGCAATAGATTCTGCTCTCTTCAGGACTGTCGATTCActtgtttacaatttaaacGTTAAAATGAAGATAAGCCATTTGGAAAGAAGGAGTTCTGGATGCatctttgaaatattcaacaattcatttgaaaaactttattaaattgaattatataatatacaaaCTAAGATCAAATCCTTTTTATGCTTTTACTTTTATcactcaatttttttttaaaagtaGCACACTTATGCGTTTTATAAATAGCTAACAAAAGAAGCAGCAAACTAATGAAATCGGGCACAgttttaaatatgaaaatctagAACAAGCTCCAATTAAGccattgtttttatacaaaattttaacCGACTacctttttgtatattttcctATAAATGCCTAAGAACTCGAATGGCGGAACAGTTTTCATTGAACAGCCAACAACAAGTGAGACATTCAGAATGAAGTTCCTATTGATCATGGCCTGCCTAACTCTGTATGTCGCCTCCATTAATGCCCAGATTTGCCAAGGTCGTCCAGGTAAGTAAGAAAATATAGTGATGTCCGAGAAATCCTTTCAACCACGGCAAACGTATTAAGTCTTTCAGCTATGCACTGGCGGCAGGGATGAAGGCAATCGCAATGGAAGATTTTGCGGCTTGACTGCCCAGAATGGCATGTGGTTCTATAATAGCCGGAGCAGAAGATGCGAAAAGATGAACTATCGCGGATGTGGCGGCAATGGCAATCGCTACTGCAAAGTGGAAGATTGCAATCGGTGCAGGCGCTAAACTCATACCAtacattttgaatttattactCTAAATTTAAACATCAAATAATCGAATAAAAgcagaaaatataaaagttaaaaaccaGCAGTTTCAAGATTCAATGGATACGAAACTAAATTTATGATAAAAGTGGAAGTCTTACAAGCTAGTCAGGACCAAATCGAGGCaatgtttaatttaagatATTATCTATGGGTTAACCAATTGTTTatgaattttattaatttcgatttatttaataatctTAATTAGTGAAATCGTTTTGCATCAGCCTTTTCCTTTAAACTGCTAATGAAAGCAAATAGTCGCCACAATAGTTTTAATTAATgatgaaatattattaagtCAAAGTTAGACTAAAAGTAAATagaatttgaaatatttttaagtggAAGCCTTATGTCCTAGTTTGTTTTATcgtaataaatgttttttataatGTTTCTTGTCTCAACTATGTTTTTCTCAATTTGAAATACTCTCTCGGATCAAACGATCTAAAAGCTTAGTATGCTCAGTATTAAAGGCGTTGCGGGGGCGAAAATGGTTGATTCAATTGTCGCCGGGTAAcgagatacatacatatgtatgtggaaATGCACGGATGAGAAATGTATCTCAATTCGCCTCAATTCGGCGCTGGATGCCGAGCAAACAACACGCCAAATCTATTCAAAGTGCACGTAATTTCTAATTGAGTGTCAAGTTTAGAGATGATAAAAGCGTATATAATTTTGGTGCCTTTGCTGCAGTCAATTCTTTTGATTGGCTCCCTTGAAGGTAAGTAACTCGCACTAGAAATAGTATCTTAGTATTGTCTTAATCTTAGTATTAGCTTCGCCTTGTTTGTATATCTCACTTTGCCATTGATTTCAGCGGGCTGTCCTGTTTACCTAACCATTTCGCTGACGGGCAAAACCCTGCAGGACACCTTTCTCGAGATCAACTGGGGCCCGAACTGCTATGGACCACCCGAGTGGGTGGGTATCTACAGCCAGGATCCGGCCATCTCCAACTTTCAGCCAGATCTGCGCATCAATGGTATTTTCAATATAACCGGCAAAATGCAGACGCCCATCAAGCTGGGCAAGCTTCGTTTTCCCGGTGGCTGGAACAAAAAAGATAGTAGCGATCAGCCGGCAACGCAATATCTCAAGGGCAAGTGCCTGCCACACTATGTGGCCAGCTACAATGGCACCGAGCTGCTCACGGTGGATTGCCTTAAGATACAGCCCAATTGGATGGGCCAGATCAAGGACATCAATCGAATGGCGCTGAAGGATATCTTCCTGCCCGGCACACATGCCTCGGCGGCCGTCTTGGGCAGCTCCAGTAAGTCCAATTCGATACTGGTCAGGGATTACCTGGTGGCCCAGCAGCTCGATGTTTGGTCGCAGCTAGTCTTTGGCATACGTTATCTCGATTTAAGCATTGGGTAAGTACTAACAGAAATTCTAATTTTTCACCGaaacataaatcaatttccaCCTGCAAGATACAAGAACATGAACACCGAGAATGATGCCGATAATTTCTGGATAGCCAACGAGAATATGCTGATTACACCGCTACTCACAGTTCTACGTGATGTTCGTCAGTTTGTTAAAAGATCTGGCGAAGTGGTAGTCCTGGATTTTAGTAGTTTTCCCATCGGCTTTTACAAGCATCCAGAGATCTACAGCTCGCTATTCCGGCTAATTCGCCAGGAGCTGGGCGATGAGACCTATCGGCGTAATGTGGGCAAGGACGAAAACTGTGCGAATCGAAATTTCAGCGAAATACT is from Drosophila melanogaster chromosome 3L and encodes:
- the CG42716 gene encoding uncharacterized protein — encoded protein: MNFLIILAFFTLNMAFANSQLRCRARMNSGGPRSCSGSRNIGTAFGLGCAMNFMPLVWYYNDKSRRCETMPYLGCGGNSNRFCSLQDCRFTCLQFKR
- the CG42538 gene encoding uncharacterized protein; translation: MKFLLIMACLTLYVASINAQICQGRPVFQLCTGGRDEGNRNGRFCGLTAQNGMWFYNSRSRRCEKMNYRGCGGNGNRYCKVEDCNRCRR
- the CG5895 gene encoding uncharacterized protein, isoform A; the protein is MIKAYIILVPLLQSILLIGSLEAGCPVYLTISLTGKTLQDTFLEINWGPNCYGPPEWVGIYSQDPAISNFQPDLRINGIFNITGKMQTPIKLGKLRFPGGWNKKDSSDQPATQYLKGKCLPHYVASYNGTELLTVDCLKIQPNWMGQIKDINRMALKDIFLPGTHASAAVLGSSSKSNSILVRDYLVAQQLDVWSQLVFGIRYLDLSIGYKNMNTENDADNFWIANENMLITPLLTVLRDVRQFVKRSGEVVVLDFSSFPIGFYKHPEIYSSLFRLIRQELGDETYRRNVGKDENCANRNFSEILLQKRHLVILFPTQELPYPDRESNMLCPPWQRFSTSFMNISQTLDYMRLLFSRKPDSPVRNVGWIFTAVRSMEQTLNAHQLQTAKERAAVLNPKINKWLKGPWGYNANVVAMDYFSNTNIVDLAIQVNAHKAFVMANRDYVNLEIFNLY
- the CG5895 gene encoding uncharacterized protein, isoform C, whose translation is MQTPIKLGKLRFPGGWNKKDSSDQPATQYLKGKCLPHYVASYNGTELLTVDCLKIQPNWMGQIKDINRMALKDIFLPGTHASAAVLGSSSKSNSILVRDYLVAQQLDVWSQLVFGIRYLDLSIGYKNMNTENDADNFWIANENMLITPLLTVLRDVRQFVKRSGEVVVLDFSSFPIGFYKHPEIYSSLFRLIRQELGDETYRRNVGKDENCANRNFSEILLQKRHLVILFPTQELPYPDRESNMLCPPWQRFSTSFMNISQTLDYMRLLFSRKPDSPVRNVGWIFTAVRSMEQTLNAHQLQTAKERAAVLNPKINKWLKGPWGYNANVVAMDYFSNTNIVDLAIQVNAHKAFVMANRDYVNLEIFNLY